The Corallincola holothuriorum genome segment AGGAAAGAAGCCTTTTTTCACATTGCCAAAGTTCGCATAGGCGACCGCTGTGATGGCAATAAGAACGGCAACGGTTAGCCATCGAAATTTTAATGCGCCGCGAAGTGCAGCCAAATAGCCTTTATGCAAGAACGAGTTAAAACTCTCTTGGCTGACCTTATTTTCTGTTTTATAGAAATAGCTACCAAAGAGTGGTGTAGCTGTGACAGCCAAAATCCAGCTTAATATAAGAGAGATTAAGATGACGGCGAAAAGTGAAAACAGGAACTCTCCTGTTTGATCATCGGATAGCCCTATCCCTGAAAAAGCAGCGATCCCAATCACAGTCGCCCCAAGTAACGGCCATTGGGTGCGCTTGACGATAAAGCTTGCCGCTTCTCTGGCCGATTTGCCTTGCTGCATTCTCAGCATCATGCCTTCGGCAACCACAATGGCGTTATCGACGAGCATGCCCATGGCGATCACCATGGCGCCAAGGGAGATGCGCTGAAGTTGTAGCGAGAACAACCACATCGTCATGATTGTCCCCATGACCGTCATCAACAAGATTGAGCCAACGACGACGCCTGAGCGCCAGCCCATAAACAGACAAAGCGTTAAAGTCACAACGATGACAGACAGCTGAAGATTCAATAAAAAGCCATCAACAGATTCATCGACCACTTTGCCTTGGTCATAAATAGCATCTAGCGTGATACCTGCAGGCAATCGTGCCAATACGGCTTTGACTTGCTCTTGAACAGCCTTGCCCACTTCAACGATGTTGACATCATTTTGTGCGGCCACGGCGAGGGTGATCGCTTGATCTCCCTGGTAGCGGATCAAGTGGGGTTGTACATCTTTAGTTTCGAGCCGCAGATCTGCAAAATCTTGGATACGGATCGTCGCATTGCTGCCCGGTACAGCGAGCATCAAATTGCCGATCTCTTGCAAGTGGTTCTTAGCGGCTTCAATTGGAATGCGTACCTGATTGCCTTCTATCAGCATACGGCCACTATTAAACGGGCGCAGATTATACTGCAGTAGAGCGGCCACATCGGGGAATGACAGTCCTAGCCCTGCGATATGGTTTGGATCCATTTCCGCGACGATCTGCTCCTGCATAACGCCATTCACTTCGACTTTCGCAACGCCGGGAACCATCAGCAGATCTCGTCGGATAATGCGAGAGAACTCACGTAACTGATACGGAGTGAAATCTGGCGCAGTTAACGCGTAGTAAAGACCGAACACTTCACCGAAATCATCGACCACTTTTGGCTTGCCAGCACCATTGGGCAGACTGCCTGACATGTCTGAGAGCCGCTTACGTAGCTCATCCCATATCTGTGGTAGCTTGTCAGCATCGTAGTTGGTTTTTATCTCAACGGTGACTTCCGATTGACCTGGTTTTGAAACCGAAGTGACGCGTCGTAGCTGGGGCATTTGTTGGATAGCGATCTCGACCGGCTCGGTGATTTCACGTTCAACTTTAGCGGCACTGGCACCGGTATAGCTGGTCAGCACTTTGGCCTGCTTAATCGTAAATGCGGGATCTTCCAAGCGGCCGATATTACTTAACCCGACCATTCCGCCAATCAGGCAGACTAGGATCATGAGCCATGTATTTACAGGCGTATTAATAGAGTAGCGTGCGATATCCATGAGGTTTACTCCGCAACGTAACGTTGAACGAGTAACCCTTCGTTCATTTGCGAAACACCTGCCGATACCACTTCATCACCTTCCTCTAACCCTGCACGAACAATGGCAAAGTTGCCGCTGATGGTTGCAACGTCTATGGCTGCTGCGGTGACGGTTTTGCTCTCGGGTTGGTACTTCCATACGCTAAAACGTTGTTCGCCGAGAGGTACAATTGCATTTAGCGGTACCACTATACCCGCTTCATGATGCTTGTTTTGTACGTTCACCTCTACGTAAGCTCTAAGACCGGGGGTTAGGCGTATATCCTCAGGTGGATCCATTTCGAACAGTACTTTGTAAGTTTGCGTGACGGGATCTGGTTCGGTGGTATGTTCGATGTAATGGATATCAAATGTTTTGTTGATAGCACCATTGATAAAGGCCTGTGCGCTGATAATTTCGTTGCTGATATTGGCACTTAAAATGCGCTCAGATACGTTGAGCTCGAAGCGTACTTTGGACACATCTTGCAGCGTGACAACGGCCGTCCCTGCACTGATATAGCTATCGTTTTCTAACAAACGCTCACTGATTAATGCATCAAATGGGGCTTCCAGCTTGGAGTCACTCAGATCCTGACGGCTGTTTTCAAGGTCAACCAAGGTGATCTCAAACTGAGTTTCGGCATTATCTAAGTCTCTTTTCGCCGCGAGCTTTTTGTCATATAGAGAAAGAAGTCTATCCAGTTCTAATCGGGCTTGCTTATGGCGGGCAAAATTTTCTCTCACTCGTCGTTCAAAAGGGGCGCTATCCATCGTCGCCAGCAGGTGGCCTTTTTTAATGGTTGTGCCCTGGATCATATCGGTGAAATTCAATCGTCCAGACACTTCGAAATTCAATTTAACCGTCTTCACCGGCTTTACTGTGGCAGGAAACTGATAAGACTGTTGTTCATTGGCAAGTGTGACAGGAGATAGCTGAACCACTTTTGGAGTTGCCACATGGGTGGCAGTTGGCGCTTCATCTCCGGAACAGGCGACAAGTACCATAGACAACATAACGAATGGCAATTGGAAAAATTTCACGGGAATACCTACAGGATGCATACATAACAAAAATGTGTCGACAAGTTAACATATTTACAAAAAGTGTAAACATGGAAATTGCGAAGTGTGGTCTAAGTCGCTACTCTGTCGGCAGATAGCAGAGTGCAGAATTCATAAGAAGTAGAATGCCTTCCACGACACAGACCATCCTTGATGCCGCCCGTGATTGCTTTTTTCGTCATGGGTACAGTGCAACCAACATTTCAATGATCAGCCGTTATGCTGAGATTTCTCGAGTCACGATACACAAGCAGTTCTCAAACAAAGAGGTTCTTTTTCGTGAGGTGTGTTTGCGTCATCACCAAGAAATGCAGGCAAATCTGCCGAGTTTTAAGGCGCAATACAAAGATACCTGGTCGACGCTTGAAGCGATGCTGCTTGATTGGGCGAAGCCTATATTTGAAGAAATAAGTGACTCTGTGGTGTTGCAGGATATTGTTCAAGCGGCTAATAAGTATTGCGTTGATGCGATGGCTGCTCATATTGAAGTGCTGAGTCAATTTGTCGGTGAACTACTACGAGAAGGTGAGCGGACTGGACAAGTTGACTTGAGTCGTTGTGGGCTATCTGAACTGCAGTTAGGTAGCAATTTGGTATTGTGCGCCAAAGGTGTATTTACTACGGCAACCACGAAACAAGCACGTGAAACTGTGTCGAACATGGTTAAGCTGTACCGAGCTGCACTCACCTAATCGGCATGATTGGAGTGTGCGCATTAAGCTGGATCTATAGGAAACGTTTTAGTGGAACAACACGGTGAATATTCGATTCAATGTCAGGGCCGAATTCTTTTGGTTGATGCCAAGGGGCCTTGGAATGAAGAGTTGATTGTTAGTTATAAAGCCGACATGTTGGCTGTGATTAGGGAGTTAAGCCCTAATCCATGGGCATGCATTATCATTGTTCACGGTACTGGATTAATGACGCCTGAAGCTGAAAAAGAGATGGCAAGCCTAGTCAAAATGAGAAAGGCGCTGGGTTTAACCTCTACCGCCATGGTTACCGGAGATACGGCGGTAAAGTCGATTGTTAGAGCCCAGTTTGAACGGGTATATTGTGGCGCTGGTATCAATTACTGCTTTTGTGACACACAGGCGCAAGCTTATGAGTGGCTAGCAAGTATTGGTTTTGAGCGGGAGCGTGTTTCCTGAATTGAAGACCACGCTCACCAGCGTCTTGCCACTCTCAGCCATTAGATATTCAAGTTTCTCTATTCGGCGGTACGCTTTTATTTCAGCAACCAAGCTTTTTGTTGCTGCCGTTGGCTGTACTTTAAACTAATCATTTTTAATTTTTTCAATGGGGTCAGTACAACGGCATTACCCGTGATCACTAGCACAAACCCTAATACGGTATTCTCCTGCCATACAAAGCCTTCAAATAGCGTACTTAGTATCACCGCCACAATTGGGAACAGAACAATGGTGTAGCTGGCTTTTTCTGGGCCAATATTTTTTAGTAAGACAAAGTAGCAAGCGAAAGCGAATACTGTACCGAACAATGTTAAATAGGCCAGTGAAGCGAGATAGGACCAGCGCGTATCAATAATAAATTCAGCACCGCTAAACTCGATGTAAACCAATAAGATGATGCTGCTGTAGAACATCCCCCAAGCGTTGCCCTGTAAGACCCCGATGCCTTTATTGGAGTTTCTTACGCTCACCATATTTCCCAGAGACGCCATAAATGTGCCTAGCAACGCCATCACCAGTCCTATCATTGCAGTACTGGAGAAGTCGAAGCCGCCAAAGTCGTGCCAGAAAAGAGCGACAATTCCGGCAATCCCTATCGACGCGCCAATGTATATTCGACTGGCAATACGTTTACCGAAAAACAGACGGGTATTGATAATGTTAATGATCAACAGTGTCGAGAAGGCGATTGAGGTCATCGCGGAATTTAGATAAGCCTGCGCCCAATATAAGACCAGATAGTTAAAACCAAAATTAAAACAGGCCAGTAAGACAAAATAGCCATGCTCTCGAAGGGAATAATTCATTTCGAGTTTTCGCCACTTGCAATATCCCCACATCAGTATTGCAGCCATGGTAAAGCGATAAAACAGTGACACTTCAGGCGCCACTATGCCTAATTGAAATTCGATGGCTAACCAGGTTGAGCCCCAGATCAACACGGTGGTTAGGTAGAGAAAAGAATTTTTCATGGAGGCCTCCCGCTGATGTTCCAAGAATATAAATCGGGAGTAAAAGTAACGCTGATACTGTCTAAGTAACATATACAGTTTTTCATAAATAAGACCTGCACAGATGCGTGCTGAAGCGGGAGGGGTGAGTTGTTACTTGTTGCTACTGGTCAGTCTTGAATGAATGCGATTTTACTCGCTAGACAGGAAAACAGTAAATCAGCGCATATCGCGTCTATGCTCCTAGGGTTTCATTTTGCTAGAATGCGCGCCATACCGATTTGTTAACACATACGTCAGCGTTCATAAGAGAGAAGATTTATGCCAGCTTACGCAGTAGGACACAAAGTCCCTGATTCAGATTCAATTTGTTCAGCTATCGCTCTTTCGTACCTGAAAACCACCATTGGTGAAGAAACACTGCCTGCACGTTTAGGTGAACTGTCACCTGAAACTCTGTTCATATTAGATAAGTTTGGCTTTGAGCAACCAGAGCTCAAAATGACTTTTGCTGATACCGATGGGATCTATGTTGTTGACCACTCAGACCGTATTCAAGGACCTGATGACATCGACGACACCACGGTTTTAGGTATTATCGACCATCATAAGTTGGGTGACATAACGACATCGACACCGCTTGAGTGCTGGATCCGTCCGGTAGGTTGCACCAATACTATTATCAAAATGATGTACGACTTCCACGGCGTTGAGATCCCGAAAAACATCGCTGGTGCAATGATGTGCGCGATTTTAAGTGACACCGTGATATTCAAGTCACCGACGTGTACAACTGCAGATATTAAGTGTGTTGAAGCGCTGGCCGAGATCGCTGGTATCGAAGATTACAAAGCGCTGGGAATGGAGATGTTCACGGTTAAGTCATCTGTTGAAGGCACGCCTGTGCGTGAGCTCGTCCTACGTGATTTTAAAGACTTTAAGATGGGCGACAACGTCATCGGCATTGGTCAATTAGAAGTGATTGATTTGGCGCTGTTTGATGAGATGAAAGCCGATCTGCAAGCAGATATCGCAGCGGTCAAGGAAGAGGGTGATCGCCACTCTGTTCTATTGTTGCTCACTGACATTATGAAAGAGGGCTCTGAACTGCTAGTGGCCAGTGATGACGCAGCCTTGGTCGAGAAGGCATTCGGCAAGTCGTTAGTTGATGGAAAAGCTTGGCTAGATGGCGTGATGAGCCGGAAAAAGCAAGTTGTCCCACCGTTACAAGATGCGTTTGCATAGGCCATTGTTGAATAACAAGATTTCAGGTTAAAGCTGATTGCAAAAGGCTACAGGTATTAAGGGCCGTCACGTCAAGTGACGGCTTTTTCTTCACCCGCTTTTATCCTGCGCCCCTCATCCTTAGCAAAATTCTCTCGCTATCTGTTTATGTAACAGTTAAATTTTTAAAAAATGGCCTACACAGATATGTTTGCTTATGTCACTTTCACTCCATAAAGACTCGCATACCTTCCTCTATCAGCAGGTGATTGACCTGGTTCGAGAGATGCAACGCTCTGATGCATTGAAAGCTGGGGATAAGCTGCCTTCGCTACGCAGTCTTGCCACAAAACTGAGCGTCAGCGTGCCAACCATCAAGCAGGCATACATCGAGTTGGAACAGCAGGGGCTCATCTACGCTCGGGAAAAATCGGGCTATTACCTGAAAGCGTTAGAGCCTAACGCTGTGTCCCCCACCAAAAGTAAACTGGCCAAAAAGCCTGTGCCCGTCACCCGTCAACAACTTATTGAACAGGTTTATCAAGGGATCCATCAAGCGGGAAACCTCCCTCTGGGCGTCGCTAATCCCGTCGCCACGATGCCAGCAAGTAAAGCGTTGAATAGGGCGATGAGACGGGTCATGTCTGTGGCAGGTGATCGTGCTTTTCAGTATGGGCCTACGCAAGGTTACGAGCCGCTGCGGCAACAGTTAGCGATGCGGTATTTGGATCATGGGTTGCAGGTCAATGCGGATGAGATCGTTATTACTAATGGTGCTCAAGAGGCGATCTGTTTAGCGCTGCAGGCGGTGGCGAAACCGGGAGATGTGATCGCAGTAGAGACGCCGTGTTATTTCGGTATTCTGGAGCTAATCGAAAGCTTAGATATGCTGGCATTCGAGATCCCCCTGTGTGCAGATGAAAGTATCAGCATTGCAGATATTGAGGGAGCCGTAGATCAGCATGATATTGCAGCTGTTGTGTTATCTAGCTCGATCGCCAACCCGATGGGGTGTTGGTTAAGTAACAGTAAAAAGAAAGAGATTGTACGTTTGCTAGAGTCCCGAAATATTCCTTTGATTGAGGACGATGTGTACGGCGAGCTCTATTTTGGTAGCGAGCGAGGATTACCTGCACAGGTCTTTAGCAAGAAGAATATGGTGCTAACTTGTTCTTCCTTTTCTAAAACCGCCGCACCAGGTTATCGGATCGGTTGGGTACTTGCTCCAGGTTTTGTCGACATAGTAGGTCGCTGCAAACGTGCTTTTTCATGTTCTGCACCGCTTTTGAATCAGTGGACCATCACCGAGTATATGCGCAGTGGCGAGTACGACCGCTATATTCGGCACCTCAGGCAGGTGCTGCAAACGAATAAAGATCGCATGGTTAGCTTGGTTCGTGAGTCTTTCGGGCCTAACGTTTTGGTCAGTGACCCGAAAGGTGGAGCGGTTTTATGGCTGGAGTTTGACCGCGCTATAGATGGTGATGAATTGTTTCAGGCGGCATTGGCTAAGCAGATAAGCATTAGCCCCGGGAGCCTGTTTTCGCCTATTAATCGGTTTAAACATTGCATCCGAATTAGTTACAGTTTGCCCTGGTGCGAAAAAGTAGAGCAGGGCGTAAAAACACTGGCAAGCTTGGTAAAGGAATTGGGTTAGCTATCGAAAAACCGATAGGCCTATTCTTGGCTATTCTTTCGGACGTTTCTGTTGACGGCTTTGGCTGATTAAAATCTTGCCGACTCTCGGTTACTGACAGCTAATGCGTTCGCTCTTACGTCAGTTTCCGTTTCTGCAAAGGGTTTGTAGAGCCACTCCCAAATCGAGGTGGCTTCGTACATGTTTAATGAGTGTCGGTACCTGGTTGAGTTTTCATTTTCTTCAAGTGTGTAGGTGAAATCTTCTCGTATCGGTGTATGAGTGGGTATCAGTCCTAGCGTAAAAAGAGTACCAAAAATGCCGTTGCCGCAGGTTGGGTAGGTATCTGGAGCATGCAAGGTGAGTTTTGTCTGGCTTGTATCATCGTCGCTAAGCTCATATATGTGTGATCGCTTGAGTACTATGTAATCTGGGTGATCTGCGTTCGTCACGTGAACCATTATTTTCGAATGGGCACCGGGGTAGGCATCTTCAGGTGTTGTGGCTAGATACACATTAGAAGTGCACGCCGAGAGCCATTGCATGGCAACAACTAGCACAGCTATTTTGTTTGCTAGCCTCATGATGTTACTCCTTCCATGTCCGCCACAAGCGATTTTCACAAGCTAATTTTCTATACCTGCTTGTGGTAACTCAGAT includes the following:
- a CDS encoding efflux RND transporter permease subunit; this translates as MDIARYSINTPVNTWLMILVCLIGGMVGLSNIGRLEDPAFTIKQAKVLTSYTGASAAKVEREITEPVEIAIQQMPQLRRVTSVSKPGQSEVTVEIKTNYDADKLPQIWDELRKRLSDMSGSLPNGAGKPKVVDDFGEVFGLYYALTAPDFTPYQLREFSRIIRRDLLMVPGVAKVEVNGVMQEQIVAEMDPNHIAGLGLSFPDVAALLQYNLRPFNSGRMLIEGNQVRIPIEAAKNHLQEIGNLMLAVPGSNATIRIQDFADLRLETKDVQPHLIRYQGDQAITLAVAAQNDVNIVEVGKAVQEQVKAVLARLPAGITLDAIYDQGKVVDESVDGFLLNLQLSVIVVTLTLCLFMGWRSGVVVGSILLMTVMGTIMTMWLFSLQLQRISLGAMVIAMGMLVDNAIVVAEGMMLRMQQGKSAREAASFIVKRTQWPLLGATVIGIAAFSGIGLSDDQTGEFLFSLFAVILISLILSWILAVTATPLFGSYFYKTENKVSQESFNSFLHKGYLAALRGALKFRWLTVAVLIAITAVAYANFGNVKKGFFPPSNTPIFYIHYWGPQNRDIRTTEAVMAEAEKVVMAGDNVDSVSTFIGRGADRFTLTYAPESANESYGLFLVRMDSADNIDAFANTIADKLASLDPDADIYVKRIIFGPGSAAKIEARFSGPDATVLRQLGEQALALFRADGQVKDTRHNWREKVITMMPLYDEYNASVAGVTRADFADAVQYTTNGLQLGKLRDGDYDYPIVAKTPNSESATVDSLRDAQVWSAQQRRYIPLSQVMEKIQLASEDVLRQRRNRIRTISVLAEPAAHETAAAALTRLQPALEAIPLPDGYKLEWGGEYESSRDAQKALGGGLPVSFLIMLLVTVLLFGKVRQPLIIWLIVPMAVVGVVSGLIATDMPFGFMSLLGFLSLFGMMIKNAIVLIEEIDLQIEEGKPVREAIVDASLSRLRPVSLAAITTILGMAPLLFDAFFADMSVTIMGGLTFATLLTLIAVPVLYSIMFRVSFRIKNLPQATTK
- a CDS encoding efflux RND transporter periplasmic adaptor subunit, which codes for MKFFQLPFVMLSMVLVACSGDEAPTATHVATPKVVQLSPVTLANEQQSYQFPATVKPVKTVKLNFEVSGRLNFTDMIQGTTIKKGHLLATMDSAPFERRVRENFARHKQARLELDRLLSLYDKKLAAKRDLDNAETQFEITLVDLENSRQDLSDSKLEAPFDALISERLLENDSYISAGTAVVTLQDVSKVRFELNVSERILSANISNEIISAQAFINGAINKTFDIHYIEHTTEPDPVTQTYKVLFEMDPPEDIRLTPGLRAYVEVNVQNKHHEAGIVVPLNAIVPLGEQRFSVWKYQPESKTVTAAAIDVATISGNFAIVRAGLEEGDEVVSAGVSQMNEGLLVQRYVAE
- a CDS encoding TetR/AcrR family transcriptional regulator, whose protein sequence is MPSTTQTILDAARDCFFRHGYSATNISMISRYAEISRVTIHKQFSNKEVLFREVCLRHHQEMQANLPSFKAQYKDTWSTLEAMLLDWAKPIFEEISDSVVLQDIVQAANKYCVDAMAAHIEVLSQFVGELLREGERTGQVDLSRCGLSELQLGSNLVLCAKGVFTTATTKQARETVSNMVKLYRAALT
- a CDS encoding DMT family transporter, giving the protein MKNSFLYLTTVLIWGSTWLAIEFQLGIVAPEVSLFYRFTMAAILMWGYCKWRKLEMNYSLREHGYFVLLACFNFGFNYLVLYWAQAYLNSAMTSIAFSTLLIINIINTRLFFGKRIASRIYIGASIGIAGIVALFWHDFGGFDFSSTAMIGLVMALLGTFMASLGNMVSVRNSNKGIGVLQGNAWGMFYSSIILLVYIEFSGAEFIIDTRWSYLASLAYLTLFGTVFAFACYFVLLKNIGPEKASYTIVLFPIVAVILSTLFEGFVWQENTVLGFVLVITGNAVVLTPLKKLKMISLKYSQRQQQKAWLLK
- a CDS encoding manganese-dependent inorganic pyrophosphatase, whose amino-acid sequence is MPAYAVGHKVPDSDSICSAIALSYLKTTIGEETLPARLGELSPETLFILDKFGFEQPELKMTFADTDGIYVVDHSDRIQGPDDIDDTTVLGIIDHHKLGDITTSTPLECWIRPVGCTNTIIKMMYDFHGVEIPKNIAGAMMCAILSDTVIFKSPTCTTADIKCVEALAEIAGIEDYKALGMEMFTVKSSVEGTPVRELVLRDFKDFKMGDNVIGIGQLEVIDLALFDEMKADLQADIAAVKEEGDRHSVLLLLTDIMKEGSELLVASDDAALVEKAFGKSLVDGKAWLDGVMSRKKQVVPPLQDAFA
- a CDS encoding aminotransferase-like domain-containing protein, which gives rise to MSLSLHKDSHTFLYQQVIDLVREMQRSDALKAGDKLPSLRSLATKLSVSVPTIKQAYIELEQQGLIYAREKSGYYLKALEPNAVSPTKSKLAKKPVPVTRQQLIEQVYQGIHQAGNLPLGVANPVATMPASKALNRAMRRVMSVAGDRAFQYGPTQGYEPLRQQLAMRYLDHGLQVNADEIVITNGAQEAICLALQAVAKPGDVIAVETPCYFGILELIESLDMLAFEIPLCADESISIADIEGAVDQHDIAAVVLSSSIANPMGCWLSNSKKKEIVRLLESRNIPLIEDDVYGELYFGSERGLPAQVFSKKNMVLTCSSFSKTAAPGYRIGWVLAPGFVDIVGRCKRAFSCSAPLLNQWTITEYMRSGEYDRYIRHLRQVLQTNKDRMVSLVRESFGPNVLVSDPKGGAVLWLEFDRAIDGDELFQAALAKQISISPGSLFSPINRFKHCIRISYSLPWCEKVEQGVKTLASLVKELG